TTAAGTAAGATTACTTAGTAATTTCTGCAACAACTCCAGAAGCTACTGTTCTTCCTCCCTCTCTGATCGCGAATCTTAATCCTGGCTCCATTGCGATTGGGTGGATTAACTCTACTGTCATCTCAATGTTGTCTCCTGGCATTACCATTTCTACTCCCTCTGGTAAGTTGATTGCTCCAGTTATATCTGTAGTTCTGAAGTAGAACTGTGGTCTGTATCCTGAGAAGAATGGAGTATGTCTTCCTCCCTCTTCCTTAGTTAATACGTATACCTCTGATTTGAATCCTGTATGAGGTAAGATTGATCCTGGCTTACATAATACTTGTCCTCTTTCAACATCCTCTTTCTTGATTCCTCTTAATAATGCTCCTATGTTATCTCCAGCTTCTCCTTGATCTAAAAGCTTTCTGAACATCTCTACTCCTGTACAAGTTGATTTGATTGTATCTTTGATTCCTACGATCTCAATCTCTTCTCCAACTTTTACTATTCCTCTTTCTACTCTTCCTGTTACAACTGTTCCTCTTCCTGTTATCGTGAATACATCCTCGATTGGCATTAGGAATGGTTGGTCTACTGCTCTTGCAGGTGTTGGTATGTACTCATCTACTGCGTTCATTAGAGCTTTAATCTGGTTTACCCATTTCTCTTCTCCGTTCATCGCTCCTAAAGATGATCCCATTACTACTGGTAAATCGTCTCCTGGGAATCCGTACTCTGTTAATAACTCTCTTACTTCCATCTCTACTAACTCTAATAACTCTTCGTCATCTACCATGTCAGCTTTGTTTAAGTATACTACGATGTATGGAACTCCAACCTGTCTTGATAATAGGATGTGCTCTCTTGTTTGTGGCATTGG
This window of the Candidatus Cetobacterium colombiensis genome carries:
- the tuf gene encoding elongation factor Tu produces the protein ETETRHYAHVDCPGHADYVKNMITGAAQMDGAILVVSAADGPMPQTREHILLSRQVGVPYIVVYLNKADMVDDEELLELVEMEVRELLTEYGFPGDDLPVVMGSSLGAMNGEEKWVNQIKALMNAVDEYIPTPARAVDQPFLMPIEDVFTITGRGTVVTGRVERGIVKVGEEIEIVGIKDTIKSTCTGVEMFRKLLDQGEAGDNIGALLRGIKKEDVERGQVLCKPGSILPHTGFKSEVYVLTKEEGGRHTPFFSGYRPQFYFRTTDITGAINLPEGVEMVMPGDNIEMTVELIHPIAMEPGLRFAIREGGRTVASGVVAEITK